The stretch of DNA GCTCACCTTCACCACAGGCTTTGAGCGCGAAGGCTACTCAGAGGTTGATGTAGCCGCTGAATCCGCCGCGGCTATCGGTGTGGAGCATATCGTTAAGATTGTTTCGCCAGAGGAATACGTAGCGGCGGTGCCAAAGATCATGTGGTACTTGGACGATCCGGTGGCTGATCCTTCCCTGGTCCCGCTGTACTTCGTGGCCCAGGAAGCCCGCAAGCACGTCAAGGTGGTGCTTTCCGGTGAGGGGTCCGACGAGCTCTTCGGCGGCTACACGATTTACAAAGAGCCACTATCGCTTGCGCCGTTTGAAAAGATCCCTATCCCGTTGCGACGTGGCCTCGGCGTGCTCGGCGACCGGTTGCCCGATGGCATGAAGGGCAAGTCCCTGCTGCAGCGCGGGTCCATGACCATGGAAGAGCGTTATTACGGTAATGCTCGCTCCTTCAATTTCGAACAGATGCAGCGTGTGATTCCTTGGGCTCGCAAAGAATGGGACCACCGCGAAGTGACCGCGCCGATCTACGCCAAGTCCCGCCACATGGATCCCGTAGCCCGCATGCAGCACCTCGACCTGTTTACTTGGATGCGTGGCGACATCTTGGTCAAGGCCGACAAAATCACCATGGCTAACTCCCTCGAGCTGCGCGTGCCGTTCCTTGACAAGGTCGTCTTTGATGTCGCGGAATCAATCCCCCACGACATGAAAATCTCCCACGGCACCACCAAGTACGCTTTACGACGCGCTATGGAAGGCATCGTGCCGGAACACGTACTCAACCGCAAGAAGTTGGGTTTCCCAGTGCCGATGCGCCACTGGCTGGCCGGAGATGAGCTCTTTGGATGGGCCCAGGACACCATCAAAGAATCTGGCACGGACGACATCTTCAACAAGCCGGCCGTGCTCGAAATGTTGAACGAACACCGCGAGGGCGTCTCCGACCACTCGCGCCGACTCTGGACTGTTTTGGCATTCATGATTTGGCACGGCATTTTCGTGGAAAAGCGCATTGATCCGCAGATTGAGCAACGCGAGTACCCGGTCGAGCTCTAACTGCTCAAGGGGGCGCAGTGGCCGCTTCACTGTAGTTTGCCGTAACTTGACCACACCGTAGCGTCATTTTGGGGTCGAGTTTTGACGCTACCGTGTGGTCAAGTTTCGGTTTAAGTAGAGACAAAGTGTGTCCGGTCAGCCTGCCCCCGGCCGTGCGGGTTTGCTGCACACGTGCTATGTCGTCGCTTCGGCGTAGTCCGACTACGTAAAGCTGCGTTTTATGATCTAAAAAACCCGACGGCGGTAGTCCGACTACTTCGAAGTGACGACATAGAGCAATGTAAAGCTCCCCGACAAACAATAGATGCAGGTTTTGGGACCACTACGATGTGGAAACCACGAATCCAAGACGCTCTTGTCATTACTTGACGCCAGGTTGCCGGAGGCGCGAAATCAACCCGCCACGCTTAGCCGCAGACAGACGAAACCCCGTGCTTCAGCAACTCAGAAGCACGGGGTTTCGCGATAACTGTTCTTAGTTGAACGAGTCACCACAAGCGCAGGAGCCGGTGGCGTTAGGGTTATCGATGGTAAAGC from Corynebacterium epidermidicanis encodes:
- the asnB gene encoding asparagine synthase (glutamine-hydrolyzing) — protein: MCGLLGMLTAHGDAEKFDSAISHALPCMRHRGPDDAGTWHDADAVFGFNRLSIIDIAHSHQPLQWGPEHQPNRYAMTFNGEIYNYVELRQELQELGYSFNTSGDGETIVVGYHHWGTDVVNHLRGMFGIAIWDSVERKLFLARDQFGIKPLYYATTPVGTAFSSEKKTLLDMAEALGLSDALDRRAIEHYVDLQYVPEPESLHQDIRRLESGCFAVVTPGGEVQAQRYFEPKFHTSPVTKDKEQDLFDRIARALEDSVEKHMRADVTVGSFLSGGIDSTAIATLAKRHNPNLLTFTTGFEREGYSEVDVAAESAAAIGVEHIVKIVSPEEYVAAVPKIMWYLDDPVADPSLVPLYFVAQEARKHVKVVLSGEGSDELFGGYTIYKEPLSLAPFEKIPIPLRRGLGVLGDRLPDGMKGKSLLQRGSMTMEERYYGNARSFNFEQMQRVIPWARKEWDHREVTAPIYAKSRHMDPVARMQHLDLFTWMRGDILVKADKITMANSLELRVPFLDKVVFDVAESIPHDMKISHGTTKYALRRAMEGIVPEHVLNRKKLGFPVPMRHWLAGDELFGWAQDTIKESGTDDIFNKPAVLEMLNEHREGVSDHSRRLWTVLAFMIWHGIFVEKRIDPQIEQREYPVEL